The Pimelobacter simplex genomic sequence CGGTGTGGTCGGGCATGGCGACCTTGGCGCCCATCGCGGCCGGGACCGAGAAGCCCATCGTGCCCAGGCCACCGGAGTTGATCCAGGTGTTGGGCGTCTCGTAGCCGACGAAGTGCGCGGCCCACATCTGGTGCTGGCCGACACCGGCGGTGTAGATCGTGCCGGGACCGGAGATGGCACCGAGGCGCTCGAGGACGTACTGCGGGGCGAGGCCCTCGGCGGGGGCCTCGTAGCCGAGGGGGTACTGCTTCTTGACCCCGGCGCAGAACGCCACCCAGCCCTCGTAGTCGCCGGTCCGGCCAGCCTCCTGCTCGGTGCGCAGCGTGGTGATGAGGTCGACGAGCACCTCGCGCACGTCGCCCACGATCGGGACGTCGGCGTGGCGGTTCTTGCCGATCTCGGCCGGGTCGATGTCGGCGTGGATCACCTTGGCGCCGGGCGCGAACGAGTCGAGGTTGCCGGTGACCCGGTCGTCGAAGCGGGCGCCGAGGCTGATGATGAGGTCACTCTTCTGCAGCGCCGCGACGGCCGCCACGGTGCCGTGCATGCCGGGCATGCCCAGGTGCTGAGGGTGGCTGTCAGGGAAGGCGCCGCGCGCCATCAGCGTGGTCACGACCGGGATGCCGGTGAGCTCGGCGAGGACCGCCAGCTCCTTCGAGGCGCCCGAGCGGATGGTGCCGCCGCCGACGTAGAGGACCGGCTTGCGCGACTCGAGGATGAGCCGGGCGGCCTCGCGGATCTGCTTGGCGTGGGGCCGGGTCACCGGGCGGTAGCCAGGCAGGTTGAGCTCGGTGGGCCATTGGAACGACGTCCCCGACTGGAGCGCGGACTTGGTGACGTCGACCAGGACCGGCCCGGGACGACCGGTCGAGGCGATGTGGAAGGCCTCGGCGATCTTGGTCGGGATCTCCGCAGGGTCGGTGACCAGGAAGCTGTGCTTGGTGATCGGCATCGTGATGCCGCGGATGTCGGCCTCCTGGAAGGCGTCCGTCCCGATCAGCGAGGCGCCGACCTGCCCGGTGATCGCGACCATCGGGAGCGAGTCCATGTGGGCGTCGGCGAGCGGGGTGACCAGGTTGGTCGCCCCCGGTCCGGACGTCGCCATGCAGACGCCGACCTTGCCGGACGCCGCCGCATAGCCCTGGGCGGCGTGGCCGGCGCCCTGCTCGTGGCGGACGAGGATGTGCCGGATGCTGCTGTCCATCAGCGGGTCGTACGCCGGGAGGATGGCGCCGCCGGGGATGCCGAAGATGTCGGTGACCCCGGCCGCCTCCAGCGACCGGACCAGGCTCTGTGCTCCGGTGATGGTCTCGCCCGAGCCCTGCTGCTCACTCATCCGAGTCGTTCCTTGTCTGTGCTGGGGGTGGTCACGTCGTACTCAACAAAAAACCCCTCGGTTGCTGGGCAACGAGGGGTGGACGCGCTGGTGGGTCTGACGAGGGTCAGCCTCAGCCGGCGCGTCCGGAGCGTACGAGAAGCAGGTCATGCATGAGACCACCGTACGCCGTCGTACGTCGTGCCGTCGAAAACGTACCGCGGCGTCCCAGATGGCAAGACGCCGGTCTCAGATTCCAGGCGGCGCGAAAGCCCTAGGACAGGTCGAGGGCCGGGCCGGTGCTGGTCCAGAACCCGCCGACGCCGACGGGGTGTCCGCTCGCGATGCCCAGCGTGGCGCACATCGGCCCGGCGGGGACGTCGACGATGCTCAGCCCGGTCGCTCCCGCCACCGGGGTGAAGCGCTGGGTGGTCTCGTCGAAGGTGCCGTTGACCGATCCGGCGACGGTGAACGAGCACCATCCGGGACGGTCGAGAGCCAGGGTCACGTTCGTCACCCGCGCGGGCCAGAGCTGACCAGTCGCGTCCGGCGCGCCGGTCGCCACCAGGGCCCAGGTACCCGCGGGGGCGAGGGTGGCCGACCCCGTGCACCCGCTCGCGGCGATGCTGGGCAGGGTCGCGGCCGCCGTGCCGTAGGTGCGCGGAGCACCGCTGGCGTCCACGGTGCCGTCGAGGGTGAACGTGGGGCAGGTGGTCAGGTGCTGGTTGGCCGGGAGGTCGTGCAGGCTCACGTTGGTCCCGGTCAGCGCGAGGCTCGTGCCGCTGGCGGTGTACCCCGCCGCGGCCGTCAGCCCGGTGCTCCCGGACGGCGGGCCATTGGTCCAGGATCCTGCGACCTCGAACGTGTCCCCGGGCTGTAGGTCCAGCACCGTGCACCAGACGCCCGTGGGCACGCCCGGCCCGCTCGCCGGGATCGCCAGTCCGGAAGCCCCGGTGTTGGGCGTGAACCGCTGAGTGGCCGTGTTGAATCGGCCGTTGATCGCTCCCTCGATCCGGAACGTACAACTCGGGTAGCTGAACGCAATGGCCACGTTGCTGACGCGCACAGGCCACGAGACGGTGCCTCCTGCGGCGGGAGGGCCGGTGAAGGCCAGGTCCCACGACCCGATGGGTGTGAACGTCACCGCACCCATCGTCGGGTTCGAGCAGCCGCTGATGGTCTGGGTGGTCAGGGTCGCAGCCGGGCTTCCGTAGGCGCGTGGCGCACCGGGGCTGACGACGGTGCCGCCGTAGTTGGCGGTGGAGCAGGTGAACTTCTGATACGCCTCGATCGCGGTGAAGGCGATGCTGGAGCCGATCAGGTTGATCCCCGGCCCACCGATCGGGGTGTAGCCCGTGGCGTGGGCAGCAGGTGCCGGCGCGACGGCCAATGCCAGCGCCACAGCTGACGTTGCCAGCACGCCCATCAGCAGCCTGCGGACACCGCGGGAGATCCTCATGCCAACTCTCCTCGAACCCTCACCCCAGTGCCCGGCGCCGGGCACCTGGAACGAGCCTCCGGCCTCCCCAGCGGGCAGGTCAACGAGTACCGGTGGCGCTCACGTCAATGACGTACGCCCGTCCGGCCCGGAGCGGCGCGGAGCCGCCGGAGGGCGTCCGGGAGGTCCTCGAGCGCCCGGCTGGCCTGGGCCTCGACGTGCGCGACGACGAGCGCCGGCGCCCCGGCCGACCACAGGTACGCGGCGAGCAGCACCGCGTCGCGGTGATCGCCGAGGCGGCCCTGGATCTCCTTGCCGAGGAGCGCGGCGCGGTCGTCGCCGGCGACCTCGGCCACGTGGCGCAGCCGGCGGGCGGCCTTGCGGACCTCGTGGGAGGTCTCGCCGGCGGCCTCGGCGCGGTCGAGCACCCGCCCGACCTCCCGCCGTACGGCGCGGCGCGCGGTCGACCGCGCCGGGCGGGCCGCGCGCTCGCGGTGGAGCGGGGGCCGGGTGGCCCAGCGGTCGAGCAGGGCGTCGAGCGCCGCGGCCTCGTCGGAGTCGTGCCAGGCGACGAGGCGGGCGTGCTCGGTGGTGTGGCCGGCGAGCAGCGGGGCGACGAGGGTGTCGACGAGGTCGTCGCGGCCGAGCTCGGCGAGCACCCGGCGGCAGTCGTCGGCACGGACCTCCAGGTCGCGGCCCTCCCCCAGCAGCGCCCCGTACGCCGCGAGGCGGGTCCGGAGCTCGTCGGCCGGCCCCCGGCGGAAGCACCGCCGGAAGCCGGCCAGCAGGTTGCGCAGCCGGCGCACGGTGGTGCGGAGCTGGTGCACCGCGTCCGGCTCGTCGGCCAGGGCGGGGGCGCGCAGCCGGCGGAGGTCGGCGACGAGGTCGCCGACCGCTTCCGCGAGGAGCTCCGCAGCCGAGGCGTCCGTCACGCCTCCCATCGTCCCACCGTGACGGACGCCGCGGCCGGGTCTCAGCGCAGCTGCGCGATCACCCCGGCGACCTTGCCGCGCCCGGTGGTCCGGCCCCAGTCGCCGTCCAGCGAGCTGATCGGGATCTTGTTCTGGGCCAGCGCGGTGGTGTCGGCGTTGCGCCGGGTCTCGGTGGCCGGAGCGCCCGGGACGAGGCGGTAGGTGCCACCGGTGCGCGGGACCTCGTCGAGGAAGGTGAGCCCGAGGTCGCTGCTGACGCCGACGTCGGTGAGGACTGGGCGGCCGAGCTTCTCCCCGGCGCCGACGAAGGGGTGGTTCACGTTGAGCACCAGGCCGCGGTCGAGGGCCCGGCGCTGGCGCAGGGCGGTGATGAGGCGGACGCCGAAGTCGGCGGTCGCGGCGAACGGCACGTTCGGGATCTGGGCCAGGTCGCGCGGGACCTC encodes the following:
- a CDS encoding acetolactate synthase large subunit encodes the protein MSEQQGSGETITGAQSLVRSLEAAGVTDIFGIPGGAILPAYDPLMDSSIRHILVRHEQGAGHAAQGYAAASGKVGVCMATSGPGATNLVTPLADAHMDSLPMVAITGQVGASLIGTDAFQEADIRGITMPITKHSFLVTDPAEIPTKIAEAFHIASTGRPGPVLVDVTKSALQSGTSFQWPTELNLPGYRPVTRPHAKQIREAARLILESRKPVLYVGGGTIRSGASKELAVLAELTGIPVVTTLMARGAFPDSHPQHLGMPGMHGTVAAVAALQKSDLIISLGARFDDRVTGNLDSFAPGAKVIHADIDPAEIGKNRHADVPIVGDVREVLVDLITTLRTEQEAGRTGDYEGWVAFCAGVKKQYPLGYEAPAEGLAPQYVLERLGAISGPGTIYTAGVGQHQMWAAHFVGYETPNTWINSGGLGTMGFSVPAAMGAKVAMPDHTVWSVDGDGCFQMTNQELATCAINNIPIKVAVINNESLGMVRQWQTLFYNSRYSNTDLHSKRIPDFVKLADAYGCVGLSCDSPADVDATIAKAMEINDVPVVVDFRVHRDAMVWPMVAAGTSNDDIKYARDLAPQFDEDDL
- a CDS encoding CHAD domain-containing protein, whose translation is MGGVTDASAAELLAEAVGDLVADLRRLRAPALADEPDAVHQLRTTVRRLRNLLAGFRRCFRRGPADELRTRLAAYGALLGEGRDLEVRADDCRRVLAELGRDDLVDTLVAPLLAGHTTEHARLVAWHDSDEAAALDALLDRWATRPPLHRERAARPARSTARRAVRREVGRVLDRAEAAGETSHEVRKAARRLRHVAEVAGDDRAALLGKEIQGRLGDHRDAVLLAAYLWSAGAPALVVAHVEAQASRALEDLPDALRRLRAAPGRTGVRH